The following nucleotide sequence is from Deltaproteobacteria bacterium.
AAGGTTGCCGGAGAGGGGCTGCTATCAGGCTGAGAGACGCAAGGTATTTTGCAGGCAGGAGGTATCAATATGAAAGAAGATGCGGTCATCTTAAAAGGGGTTGTAGAGGAACTTAAAGGTCATTCTGTTTTTAGTGTAAAAATCTCCGGGGGAGAGACGGTCCTTGCCAGGATGGCAGGGCGCACGAGAAGAATGGGTAACAGGATTTTTCCCGGAACAGAGGTTGAAATTGAGGTCAGCCCTTATGATCTTACAAAGGGCAGGATCATTCATGTTTCATAATAAACCTTAAAAGAAGGGAAAATTATGTGCACAATTTGCGGTCACTTTTCATTGCGCGGAAAAGAAGCAACCAATGACATCTATGATATGCTTTATAAAATGCGCCATCGCGGACCGGACAGCCATGGTGTTTATCTCGATGGAAAAGTTGAAACGGGAGAGACCCTCGATGATATCAGGGATTTTCTCGAAGATGCCAAAATTGCCATGGGGCACTCAAGGCTCAGTATTGTTGGGCAGGGCAAATCAACCCAGCCCTATGTATCCTGCGACGGGAAGCTGACCATGATTCATAATGGTGAAATTTATAATTACCAGGAACTGTCCACGCTTCTTCTCAGAAACCATAACATCAAGAGTGAAAGCGACAGTGAAGTCATTATTCACCTGCTGGAAGAGACCTATGAAGGGGACCTCGTTGACGCCGTCAAAAAAGTCATGCCTTTGCTTGATGGCATGTATGCGCTTGCCGTTACCGATGGAGAACGGGTTGTCGTTACGAGAGATCCCGTAGGGAAAAAGCCCATCTACTTTATCAAAAACAGCAACATTATTTATTTTGCTTCCGAAAGAAAGGCCCTCTGGAACGGTAAAGAGGAACCGGTGAGGCTCATGCCGGGGCAGGTAATCGAAATCAGTGAGTTGGGTGCGAAGGTAAGTGACGGTTTTAATTACACCATGCCCCAGATCGACATCGTCGATTTTAAAGAAGCTGTCGATCTCTATAAGACGGCCCTCATCAATGCGGTAAACAAACGCCTTGGTGGTCTCAATGAAGGGAAGCTGGGTGTCATTTTTTCGGGGGGCGTCGATTCGGTTCTTATTGCCAACCTTCTTCAGCGTGCCGGAAAGAACATTATCTGCTATTGTACCGGACGGGAGGATTCGGGAGATATTATTGCGGCGAGAAAGGTAGCGGAAGAACTGGGGCTGGAGTTAAAGGCGACCATCATTGATGAAAGAACGGTAAGGGATATCATTCCGGAAATCATCAGGAGTGTCGAGGAAAGCGGCCTTTTACAGGTTGAAGTAGCCGTTCCCATGTATATGGCGGCAAAGATGGCGGCAGAGGACGGTATTCGGGTCATGTATACGGGGCAGGCGGCCGATGAGATCTTTGCCGGATATCCCTGGTATAACGATGTGTTAAAGGATCATGGCTATCTGCGGCTCCATGAAAAGCTCTGGGAGGACCTGAATTATCTCTATTCCGATACGCTGGAACGTGAAGACAAGCTTACCATGGCCCATTCCATTGAGCTTCGGGCCCCCTTTCTTGACAGGGATGTTATCGACATTGGCATGAAGATTTCTCCCCGGCTGAAGATCGAAAGTGAAGACGATAACATGAGAAAACGTGTTCATCGTCAGGCAGCGGTAGAGCTTGGCGTTCCGCCCTCGCTCGGCTTCAGGGCAAAGGACCCGGCCCAGTCCGGTTCCGGTATCCACGGTATCGTCGAAAAGATTGCCCTCGGGGCAAACGAAAAGATAGACGAGAAGCTGGTAGAGGAAAATATCCGGCGTGACAAGGGGAGTCTTTACAGGTATGGCGATGAAGAGTACGGCAAGTCCCTGACCCGGTCCTACCTTCAGTCTATTGAGGAAGAGATTAAAAAGAAGTATATTCCTCCTTTCCTCAACGTGGAAAAAGAGCGAAAACAGGGCAAAAAAAGCCGCAAGCAGCAGCTTGCATTTAATAGTTAAATTATTTTAATAAAATAAAGAAAGAAGGTTAATTTTGGAAGTAAGAGTTGTAGATAATCAGGTTGAAAAAGCGATTCGCCAATTGAAACGAAAAATTGCCACTGAAGGCGTGATGAAGGACCTTAAAAGAAAGCGGTTTTACATGAAGCCTTCAGTAAGAAAAAAACTGAAGCAAAAAGAGGCTGAAAAAAGAAGACAAAAGGCAAAACGATACAGATCTTACTAATTAGTGTCTATCCAGTAACTATAATAAATCAAACTTTGTTTTCAATTCGAAAAGAAGGGATTTTTTGCAAGGTCAAGGAAATCAAGGGTTTGCGCCGAGTTGTACTACTGTACATGGCACAAGCAAAACCGAAGATTGACGCAGAGATTGCGAAAAAGCACCCTTGACCGATGAAAACTAATTATATCCAGGTATGAAGCATCCTCTTGGTCATAGATCAGGTGTAAAAAAAGGCATTATTAACTCAGGCGCTTTTCTCTTTCTTTTGATGCTGCTTTCAGGTTTTTTTGCCTGCACTGAAAGTAAAGAGAGTGGTGCAGGGAAAAAAGAGCTTATCCGTTTTGTTACCTGGAAGCCAAACCAGCCTGAGGTCTGGGAAGAAGCGATCAGGCGTTTTCATAAAAAATACCCGGGGCTGAGGGTAGAACGCGAGATCGGCCCCCATTCGTCGACGGAATACCATGACCTGCTCACGCAAAAACTGAAAAATCGCGACACTTCAGTCGATGTCTTTTTTATGGATGTCATCTGGCCGCCCGAATTTGCCGCTGCAGGCTGGGCCTTGCCTCTCGATCACTATTTCAGTGAAGAAGAGCGAAAGAAGTTTATTGAGGGCCCTATCTTGGCCAATAGTTACGGCGGGAGTATTTATGGCGTTCCTTTCTGGATATCGGCCGGACTCCTGTATTACAGGAAGGACCTGCTTGACAAGTACGGCCTGAAACCACCCGGCACATGGGAAGAGATGGTTGGGCAGATAAAAACGATTCTCGCGGCTGAAAGGAAGGAAAAGCCGAATCTCAAGGGTTATTCGGCCCAGTTCAAGCAGTATGAAGGACTGGTTTGTAATATGCTCGAGTTCATTATGGGTGGCGGTGGAACGATTATGGACCCTGAAACAGGCAAACCGGGAATTGCCGGGCAGGAGGCTTTTGAGTCCCTGCGTTTTGTCAGGGATGAGATTGTCGGCGGCGTTGCGCCCAAGGGTATTCTTACCTATCAGGAGCCTGAATCACTTGATCTCTTTATCCAGGGGGGCGCTGTATTTCACCGCAACTGGCCTTATGCCTGGGAGGTTTCCAATAATAAGGAAAAGTCCCGCATTGCCGGCAAGGTGGGGATTTCTGTTCTCCCTCACTTTGAGGGTAAAAAGAGCTATGCCGCGCTCGGTGGATGGCAGTTCGGCATTAACCGCTATTCAAAAAAGCCGGATCTTGCCTGGAAGTTCATCGAGTTTATGACCAGCCCTGAAATAGAGAAGTTGCTTGCCGGGGAGGCCGCCCAGCCGCCGACACGTCTTTCTCTTTATGATGATGAAGAGGTTCTCAAAAAAAATCCTCATTTCAAAGATTTTAAAGCGGTTTTTTTAACAGCCTATCCCAGGCCCCAAAGTCCCTTTTATCCTGCCATCTCCAATATATTGCAGCGATATTTCAGCAAGGCCCTGGCCATTAAAGACAGCAATATCAAATCTCTTGCAAAAGAGGCAGAGGCCGAAATATTAGAACTAAGCAAGAAATTCGGAGAGAGATAACCTTTTTCAGGTTTATTCACTATTACGTGAAGAGGTAAAAAAAAATAGAGCCGGCTATTGACATTTCAATCACAATAACATTAAACTCACTCCTGGTTTTACTTAATTTGAGTAGAACAGAAGGTGATTACAGAAAATAAATTAAGGAGAAGATTATGAAGCATATGATTGTTATGGTAATGGCCGTTACCTTTTCCATGGCTGTAACCGCATGGGCTGACGAGGCCATGACAAAAGCGCAGGGGGATGCTATTTTGAAAGAACTCAAAGCGATCAAAAACCTTCTGGAAAAGCAGCAGAAGAATGTCCCTGCTCAGCCTAAAAAACCTGAACCGGAGGTGGTCGATGTCAAGGTCGGTGTCGAGGGCCCGACTCTCGGCAGGAAAGATGCGCCACTTACGCTGGTTGAATTCACAGACTATGAATGCCCCTATTGCAAGCGTTTCTATGATTCGACATTTGCCCAACTCAAAAAAAATTATATCGATACGGGGAAGTTGAAATTTGTTAGCCGCAATCTTCCTCTTCCTTTTCACAAGAATGCAAAAAAGGCCGCACAGGCTACCTCATGTGCCGGAGACCAGGGCAAATACTGGGAAATGAGGGATGTTGTCTTTAAAAACTCCCGTGCCCTCGGCGAGAATAACCTTTCCGTTTATGCTGAAAACCTGAAACTCGACATGAAAAAGTTCAATGCCTGTCTTGACAGTGACAGGCATCTCGACAAAATCGATGCCGATGTGAAGGCCGCCCGGTCAGCTTCAATTACGGGAACCCCCTCCTTTGTACTTGGCAAGAGTGTCAAGAAAGGGCAAATGAAGGGGGAAAAAGTGGTAGGCGCCCGTCCCTATTCAGACTTTGAAGCAAAGATTAAGGCAATACTGGCCGGGGGAAAGTAAAATAATTGAAATATATTTTCCCTGATAGCTCATCTTAATAAATACTGCTTTCCCCCCCCTTTTTTGAAAGGGGGGGGGATTTCTATACCTCCCCCTCAAAAAAAATAACCGATAGCAATATATGTCGCATATTTAGCAATATGTGTCGCGCATTTCTTTTTTCCCTGTGCTATAAATAGATAAATTTCGAATGAGAACCGTTGGTTCTCAAAAAAATCTAATAAAAAGGAGGAAAAGAAGTGCAAAAAATCAGAAAGTCAGTTTATTCAATTATCTTAATGGGGGTCTTGCTTGCCGGTTTGTCAACGGTGGCTATGGCAAGCAGTAATGCGGGGAAGATAGACATTAACCACGCAACGGCTGCCGAGCTTCAACAGCTAAAGGGTGTTGGAGAGGTCATTTCCGAAAGGATTATTGCCTATAGAGAAGAGTCGGGGCCCTTTAAAACAGTTGACGATATTAAAAACGTCAAAGGCATCGGGGAAAAGGTTTTTGAAAAGATTAAAGACTTGATTCATGTCGGTAAGGAGCCGTCGAAAGTTGTGAAACAGTAGAATTTCTATGTTTTGAATGAAGGGAGCCTGAAATAAGGGCTCCCTTTTTTTCTTTATTGTTTCTCTTGTGGAGTGCAAGGGACTTCGTTGCCTCCCTCCCCTTGAAAGGGAGGGAACTGTAATCTTAAGACATAATCAACTCAAACTCCGCTTCCCTCGCAGAAAGTCCATTTACCATTACTTCCACCTTGTGCAGCCCCGGATAATAAACACGGGTCGTGATTTTCTTAATGGCATGTTTTTTTGTCAAAATCAGTGTTTCATTTGCTAGGAGCGATGTCGTCCGCCATTTAAAGACCTTTGGTGACGTGTTGCCATTGGCCTTTTGGTGATGGATGATATAATCGATAATCAACGGCTGATCATGGTTGGCGCTTGAAGTCATTGAAAAAGCAAACTCCAGGAAAGAGCCAAACTCAACTTCTGCTGTTAAGATATTAATAGCAGCCTGCTCAATTTTTGGAGTTTCATAGCCTAAAACCTTTAAGGTTTCTTTGAGCCCTCTTTTAACCAGTGTCCGGCAGCTATGGCGGATCAATCGTTTCCTCTCCCGTCCGGCGCCTTTCATCCATTGCCCGGCAATACTGGCCACTCTGCCGGGGTGGTCTTTGGCAATATCATTCAGGTTATTTGCAACGGAACGGCGCACGTATTCCTTGTCATCATCTTTAAGTATTTCAAGCAGATCGATAACAGGTGACGGGTTTTTGATAAAGATAGGCAATCTCATGGCCCAGGGCAGTCGCGGCCGTGTTCCCTCCGATACAAGCCGCCGTACATGGTAATTGCTGTCTGTGGTCCAGGTTTTTAGTACAGACAAGGTTTTTTCCGGCGATTGGAGCAGAAAAAATCGTATGCCGAATTCCGATGAAGAACGTTTGGTCATCTCCTTAAGCAGTGTCATCGACAAATCAAAATGATCATGCCCCCGCAGTCCCACATAGTGCGCCATAGGCATAACGGCCCAGCCTGCAATGCCCTGTGAATCAATTGCCCCTGCCGAAAGATCATCTTCAAGTTCAGCACCCAGGCTTGCCAGCATAATTTCCCCGGCTTTTTCATAATCGGCAGGCAGGTGGTTCATCATGGCATGGGTAATCTGTTCGGACCGTTCCTTTAATTCAAGGGCATCCAGGTTTTTCGTTGCGGCAGAAATGAAGGCCCTGGCATCGAACTCGGCCCATTGCTTTTCAAAGTGTGCCGCCATTCCTTTAATGACTTCTTTGTTAAATAGATTTTTAAAAGGTTCAGCCATGGTATGTTTTCAAAGCCTCAGAATATTAATATCCAAATTGTCTTTTATTATCACTTTACTATCGTCGTGACTCCCAAATGGATAATCGCTAATTACAGCCTCACGTTCGGAATCACTTGTTCTTACAGAGATGACTACAGGGCTCTCAGCCTTTGGAGAAAAATAAGTTTTTATGGTATCACCTGACTTCAAAGACCCAAGATTCTTATTATTGAGAGCAGAGCTAATGACAATCTCTTTTATATTTTGGGGGCTTTTATTAGAAATATGCAAGTAAATAAGAGATTGGAGATAAATGCCGGCAGATAAAAAAGCAAAAGCAATAGGAAAATTTAGAAGCAGT
It contains:
- a CDS encoding ABC transporter substrate-binding protein; protein product: MKHPLGHRSGVKKGIINSGAFLFLLMLLSGFFACTESKESGAGKKELIRFVTWKPNQPEVWEEAIRRFHKKYPGLRVEREIGPHSSTEYHDLLTQKLKNRDTSVDVFFMDVIWPPEFAAAGWALPLDHYFSEEERKKFIEGPILANSYGGSIYGVPFWISAGLLYYRKDLLDKYGLKPPGTWEEMVGQIKTILAAERKEKPNLKGYSAQFKQYEGLVCNMLEFIMGGGGTIMDPETGKPGIAGQEAFESLRFVRDEIVGGVAPKGILTYQEPESLDLFIQGGAVFHRNWPYAWEVSNNKEKSRIAGKVGISVLPHFEGKKSYAALGGWQFGINRYSKKPDLAWKFIEFMTSPEIEKLLAGEAAQPPTRLSLYDDEEVLKKNPHFKDFKAVFLTAYPRPQSPFYPAISNILQRYFSKALAIKDSNIKSLAKEAEAEILELSKKFGER
- the infA gene encoding translation initiation factor IF-1, whose protein sequence is MKEDAVILKGVVEELKGHSVFSVKISGGETVLARMAGRTRRMGNRIFPGTEVEIEVSPYDLTKGRIIHVS
- a CDS encoding asparagine synthase-related protein; the encoded protein is MRGKEATNDIYDMLYKMRHRGPDSHGVYLDGKVETGETLDDIRDFLEDAKIAMGHSRLSIVGQGKSTQPYVSCDGKLTMIHNGEIYNYQELSTLLLRNHNIKSESDSEVIIHLLEETYEGDLVDAVKKVMPLLDGMYALAVTDGERVVVTRDPVGKKPIYFIKNSNIIYFASERKALWNGKEEPVRLMPGQVIEISELGAKVSDGFNYTMPQIDIVDFKEAVDLYKTALINAVNKRLGGLNEGKLGVIFSGGVDSVLIANLLQRAGKNIICYCTGREDSGDIIAARKVAEELGLELKATIIDERTVRDIIPEIIRSVEESGLLQVEVAVPMYMAAKMAAEDGIRVMYTGQAADEIFAGYPWYNDVLKDHGYLRLHEKLWEDLNYLYSDTLEREDKLTMAHSIELRAPFLDRDVIDIGMKISPRLKIESEDDNMRKRVHRQAAVELGVPPSLGFRAKDPAQSGSGIHGIVEKIALGANEKIDEKLVEENIRRDKGSLYRYGDEEYGKSLTRSYLQSIEEEIKKKYIPPFLNVEKERKQGKKSRKQQLAFNS
- a CDS encoding DNA alkylation repair protein, whose product is MAEPFKNLFNKEVIKGMAAHFEKQWAEFDARAFISAATKNLDALELKERSEQITHAMMNHLPADYEKAGEIMLASLGAELEDDLSAGAIDSQGIAGWAVMPMAHYVGLRGHDHFDLSMTLLKEMTKRSSSEFGIRFFLLQSPEKTLSVLKTWTTDSNYHVRRLVSEGTRPRLPWAMRLPIFIKNPSPVIDLLEILKDDDKEYVRRSVANNLNDIAKDHPGRVASIAGQWMKGAGRERKRLIRHSCRTLVKRGLKETLKVLGYETPKIEQAAINILTAEVEFGSFLEFAFSMTSSANHDQPLIIDYIIHHQKANGNTSPKVFKWRTTSLLANETLILTKKHAIKKITTRVYYPGLHKVEVMVNGLSAREAEFELIMS
- the rpsU gene encoding 30S ribosomal protein S21, producing the protein MEVRVVDNQVEKAIRQLKRKIATEGVMKDLKRKRFYMKPSVRKKLKQKEAEKRRQKAKRYRSY
- a CDS encoding DsbA family protein → MKHMIVMVMAVTFSMAVTAWADEAMTKAQGDAILKELKAIKNLLEKQQKNVPAQPKKPEPEVVDVKVGVEGPTLGRKDAPLTLVEFTDYECPYCKRFYDSTFAQLKKNYIDTGKLKFVSRNLPLPFHKNAKKAAQATSCAGDQGKYWEMRDVVFKNSRALGENNLSVYAENLKLDMKKFNACLDSDRHLDKIDADVKAARSASITGTPSFVLGKSVKKGQMKGEKVVGARPYSDFEAKIKAILAGGK